A DNA window from Hordeum vulgare subsp. vulgare chromosome 1H, MorexV3_pseudomolecules_assembly, whole genome shotgun sequence contains the following coding sequences:
- the LOC123452640 gene encoding dihydroneopterin aldolase 2-like, which translates to MAGDGEEEPPATGGGGDKLVLRGLQFHGFHGVKQEEKKLGQKFVVDIDAWTDLAAAGDSDDISHTVSYTDIYRIAKGVVEGPSRNLLESVAQSIAASTLLEFPRISAVRVKVGKPHVAVQGVVDYLGVEILRRRQA; encoded by the exons ATGGCGggggacggcgaggaggagccgccggcgacgggcggcggcggcgacaagcTGGTCCTGCGCGGGCTGCAGTTCCACGGCTTCCACGGCgtgaagcaggaggagaagaagctggGCCAGAAGTTCGTGGTCGACATCGACGCCTGGAcggacctcgccgccgccggggaCTCCGACGACATCTCCCACACCGTCAGCTACACCGACATCTACAG GATAGCCAAGGGCGTGGTGGAAGGCCCGTCGCGGAACCTGCTGGAGTCGGTGGCTCAGTCGATCGCCGCCTCCACGCTGCTCGAGTTCCCCCGGATCTCCGCCGTCCGGGTCAAGGTCGGCAAGCCCCACGTCGCCGTGCAGGGCGTCGTCGACTACCTCGGGGTGGAGATACTCAGGCGCAGACAAGCGTGA
- the LOC123452556 gene encoding YTH domain-containing protein ECT4-like: MESARAGSERAGTMDSPEPRIEVEQKPVLASNAKEQTIPGKDEKTVKPTISLDSSVINLPSDGQAQAGTSNIGGEHNVVYPQHMYSSQAQPFYYQGPGYENPPNDWDVYPPYAEGLEAGPAVVYNEDPSMMYHGGYGYDPYAHYSPISTPVPAGVSGDGQLYSPQQFSFSAPYYQQPVQPGMPYLSSPTPISQGETMMPIDPTQGAFMADTLSPNSFLFGPRPEWFRSSEGTGSFPSPAASPQPFGGVSGPFGQSNFPMASGMMSPQQKPFYGFGTPSDSYGRGFSHSGGFPQATNYGGPFPGYGMNGRSFIPIDKGRRRGRGNSLLCSCDGPLDFLNEQSRGPRATRPKKQPEDDTKDEKPSAGLDQESYNRTDFVTEYKNARFFIIKSYSEDNVHKSIKYGVWASTTNGNRKLDAAYREVKEKEEHYPIFLLFSVNASAQFCGVAEMTGPVNFDKSVEYWQQDKWTGQFPVKWHIVKDVPNNLFRHIILENNENKPVTNSRDTQEVKLEQGLEMLKIFKDHEDDVSILDDFDFYEEREKALLENKARLHQQQHLSSPSVSEPKKPSTVPTDLVGHITKTPSVVEPKKPSTVPTDPVGHITKTFAQAVRLGEAKSVSPSGEKASAGDSSVAAKPVEVKESS, encoded by the exons ATGGAATCGGCGCGGGCCGGATCGGAGAGGGCCG GCACTATGGATTCACCGGAGCCAAGAATCGAGGTTGAACAGAAACCTGTTCTTGCTAGTAACGCTAAAGAGCAG ACTATTCCTGGGAAGGATGAGAAAACAGTTAAACCCACTATTTCACTTGATTCAAGTGTTATCAATCTACCAAGTGATGGACAAGCCCAGGCTGGCACATCCAACATAGGTGGGGAACATAATGTTGTGTATCCACAACACATGTATTCCTCTCAGGCACAGCCATTCTATTACCAAG GTCCAGGATATGAGAACCCTCCAAATGATTGGGATGTATATCCTCCTTATGCGGAAGGATTGGAAGCGGGTCCAGCG GTTGTGTACAACGAGGACCCTTCAATGATGTACCATGGTGGCTATGGCTATGACCCTTATGCTCATTATTCTCCTATCTCGACGCCGGTACCGGCTGGTGTTAGTGGAGATGGTCAGCTCTACTCTCCTCAGCAGTTCTCCTTCTCGGCTCCTTACTACCAGCAACCAGTACAACCTGGCATGCCGTATTTAAGCTCTCCTACTCCAATATCACAGGGTGAGACAATGATGCCAATTGACCCAACACAAGGAGCTTTTATGGCTGACACTCTGAGTCCAAACAGCTTCCTTTTTGGACCAAGACCGG AATGGTTTAGATCGTCAGAAGGAACTGGTTCATTTCCATCACCTGCAGCTTCACCTCAACCATTTGGTGGTGTTTCAGGGCCGTTTGGACAAAGCAACTTTCCTATGGCTTCTGGGATG ATGTCCCCTCAGCAGAAGCCTTTCTATGGTTTTGGAACCCCCAGTGACTCGTATGGAAGAGGGTTCTCTCATAGCGGTGGTTTCCCACAGGCCACTAACTACGGGGGTCCTTTCCCTGGCTATGGCATGAATGGTAGAAGTTTTATTCCAATTGACAAAGGGCGCAGGAGAGGAAGGGGTAATTCTTTGTTATGCAGCTGTGATGGTCCACTTGACTTCCTCAATGAGCAAAGCCGGGGTCCACGTGCCACCAGGCCTAAGAAGCAACCAGAGGATGATACTAAAGATGAGAAGCCCTCTGCTGGACTTGACCAGGAGTCATACAACAGGACTGACTTTGTTACAGAGTACAAAAATGCTAGATTTTTTATCATAAAATCATACAGCGAAGATAATGTGCACAAGAGCATCAAATATGGTGTTTGGGCTAGCACAACAAATGGAAACAGGAAACTAGATGCTGCCTACCGTGAagtgaaggagaaggaagaacatTATCCCATTTTTCTGTTGTTTTCG GTGAATGCTAGTGCACAGTTCTGTGGTGTTGCAGAGATGACCGGGCCAGTGAATTTCGACAAAAGTGTGGAGTACTGGCAGCAAGATAAGTGGACTGGCCAGTTCCCTGTTAAGTGGCACATAGTGAAGGATGTTCCAAATAATCTCTTCCGCCATATAATTCTtgagaacaatgagaacaagCCTGTAACCAACAGCCGGGATACACAGGAG GTGAAACTGGAACAAGGACTGGAGATGCTGAAAATCTTCAAGGACCATGAGGACGATGTGTCAATCCTTGATGACTTTGACTTCTACGAGGAACGTGAGAAAGCCCTATTGGAGAATAAGGCAAGGctgcatcagcaacaacatttaTCCAGCCCCAGTGTTTCTGAGCCCAAGAAGCCGTCTACTGTGCCCACTGACCTGGTGGGCCATATCACCAAGACTCCTAGCGTTGTTGAGCCCAAGAAGCCCTCGACCGTACCCACTGACCCGGTGGGGCATATCACCAAGACCTTTGCACAAGCTGTGCGGCTTGGCGAGGCCAAGAGCGTGAGCCCTTCTGGCGAGAAAGCCTCCGCTGGAGATTCATCTGTTGCTGCCAAGCCTGTTGAAGTGAAAGAGAGCAGCTGA